The Chryseobacterium sp. G0186 genome includes the window CGTTCCAGAAAATTCAATGCTGGCCTTGGTAGGGCATTCCGGTTCGGGAAAAACCACTATTGCTTCTCTTATAGCCCGATTCTGGGATGTAAATGAGGGAAGCATAACAGTAGGTGATGTCGACATTAGAAATATTAAGCAGGACACCTTTTATAAGCTGATCAGTGAAGTATTTCAGGATGTTTATCTTTTTGACGATACCATTTACAATAACATTAAAATTGGAAATCCTGAAGCAACGGATGAGGACATTCATAAGGTTGTAGAACAGTCCCAATGTCTTGAATTTATCAATGAATTTCCAAAAGGAATTCATACCAAAGTAGGTGAGGGAGGAAGCAAACTATCCGGTGGACAAAAACAGAGGATCAGTATTGCAAGGGCTTTATTGAAAGATGCACCCATTGTGTTACTGGACGAAGCCACTGCCAGCCTGGACCCCGAAAATGAAATCTATATTCAGCGGGCCATTCAGGAACTGGTAAGGTCAAAAACAGTGGTTGTGATTGCCCACAAGCTGTATACCATACAAAATGCCCATCAAATACTTGTTCTTAACGAAGGGGAAGTTGCAGAAAGGGGAAATCATGAAGAACTGTTACAAAAACAAGGAATATACCGCAAAATGTGGGATATCCAAAAACAATCTAACGGATGGAAGGTAAAACACACAAATAGAATTCTTGATGTATGCTAAAGATGGAGCTGGCGTTTTTTCTTTTTACTAAGGAAAAACAAATGCAGGGAGAAGTCTTTAAATCTTCGGATTTAAAGGCTTTTTTGTATTGAAACACGGGCACAGATCACTTCTGATCCAAATATTAACCCTATATTGCTGTAAAGAATTATCAGGAAAAGAATATGGAAAATCTGAAAAAATGGTTGAAGAGCAATGGGTCCACAGCGATCTTCTTTCTTCTCTTTATTATACTGCTTGTCAGTCCGGATGCCAAGGCATGGCTGATGAGACAAGTGGCTTCTACCGGTTTATTAAATTCCAAAATATCAGAATCCAAAACTGCATCAGTCGTTTCTGATACTCATTTTACGCTGAAGAATGAAGATGGAGCAGTAACCAGTGTTTCAGACTTGAAAGGTAAGGTTGTTTTTATCAACTTTTGGGCATCGTGGTGTCCTCCATGTCGTGCAGAATTTCCATCCGTTCAGAATTTTTATGAGAAATACAGCTCCCATTCGGATATGGTTTTTCTGACGGTAAATCTGGATGATGATGTCGCATTGGGAAAAACATACCTTAAGAAAAATGGATTTACAGTTCCATTTCTTACCCCAACCAGTAGTATTCCAAAAGAAATCTATGACGGATCATTGCCTACTACTGTGGTTTTGGATAAGAAAGGAGAAATACGGCTTCGGCATACAGGCGTTGCAGATTACAGCAAAGACTCTTTTTATAGTCAAATCGATCAATTATTAAAAGAATAATTCTGATGATTTCATTTAAAATTCTAACCATTGAAGAAATTGAAACTACAATTTTAAAAGAAAAGAAAACCTTACAAAACTTCCCAAAGACGGTTGATTTTCCTTTTTCTGAGCAGTACAAAAAAATCGTTACCCAAATAAAAACCGTTGAAATTTCATCAGAAGCCATTTTATATAATGCTGTGGATGCGGTAAACGAAAATAAAGAATTTGTGTTGAAAGAGTATTGGTGTTTTGCCGGAAATGGGCAAGGAGACCGATGGTTTCTGGATCAAAGCAAGAATATTTTTTTCTACGATCACGATGATGACGAAAAGCTTCAGCCTATGAACATTCATTTTGAACAATGGCTGCAAATGGCCTTTGTTATCCAGCAACTGGATGATTATTATAACGAACATGACAATATTTCGGAATCTGTTGAGCAGAGTTTTTTTGAAACCCTGAACATGATTCATCCTAAACTGAGTGAAAATTATCCGTTTACAATATAGATTTTGCATTCTTTAAGATTGTAGAACCCGATCAAAAGGGCTACTTTTGAATTAAAAGAATACATTTTCAAACACAATCACTTTAAAATAGTATTATGAATATTAGCCAACTAAAAGAGAAGGCTCAGCCCATGATTCGTACCGCACAATTGTTTGTTGC containing:
- a CDS encoding TlpA family protein disulfide reductase encodes the protein MENLKKWLKSNGSTAIFFLLFIILLVSPDAKAWLMRQVASTGLLNSKISESKTASVVSDTHFTLKNEDGAVTSVSDLKGKVVFINFWASWCPPCRAEFPSVQNFYEKYSSHSDMVFLTVNLDDDVALGKTYLKKNGFTVPFLTPTSSIPKEIYDGSLPTTVVLDKKGEIRLRHTGVADYSKDSFYSQIDQLLKE
- a CDS encoding SMI1/KNR4 family protein; this encodes MISFKILTIEEIETTILKEKKTLQNFPKTVDFPFSEQYKKIVTQIKTVEISSEAILYNAVDAVNENKEFVLKEYWCFAGNGQGDRWFLDQSKNIFFYDHDDDEKLQPMNIHFEQWLQMAFVIQQLDDYYNEHDNISESVEQSFFETLNMIHPKLSENYPFTI